One genomic region from Listeria monocytogenes encodes:
- a CDS encoding DUF262 domain-containing protein, whose protein sequence is MSIINSNFRSLGSYIMENVYKIPDYQREYSWEETELEDLWMDLGQIINGETESHFFGQIVIHIDKKVDEKLIIDGQQRTSTTVILLAAMRDLFIKIHDCGWEDARFDAEDITTKFIGRYTQTRDERKLILGENDKDYFSNRIQFMTPETKKLEKLTKSQKRIDFAYDYFYKKLEKSMDSVETLENKYAVLKECFSTFTEKCTVMFVETDDINEAFIIFETLNARGRDLETADLLKNHLFRVANKKIDVVKEEWKQMLEFLGKIDTTKYIRHFWNSQNSFIREKDLYKVIRKKITTPLEANNFMKDLLKLSEVYSGMVNPAEDNFFDANIQRVLADINILGAKSFYPIILAMVKKGYDFKEIYEVLSCIEVLVVRNFVVSGLVANKYEIEFSKIAFRIYQEDIEDFTEIMSLLRKNIVADSDFLHNFSSFEIKNKPSIRYILKKINDSYSKELTVLDDNNKVHIEHIMPVKATDWDIIKEDHGEYLWKLGNLTLLGGEYNKKSTNKIFNEKKEVYEYSQVQLTKELLDYENWTIETIQERQKNLAEVAVNIWKV, encoded by the coding sequence ATGAGCATTATTAATAGTAATTTTAGAAGTTTAGGGTCATACATAATGGAGAATGTATACAAAATACCGGATTATCAAAGGGAATACTCTTGGGAAGAAACTGAATTAGAAGACTTATGGATGGATTTAGGTCAAATCATAAATGGTGAAACTGAAAGTCATTTTTTTGGTCAAATTGTAATACATATAGATAAAAAAGTAGATGAAAAGCTTATTATTGATGGGCAACAAAGAACAAGTACGACGGTTATTTTGTTAGCGGCAATGAGAGATTTATTTATAAAAATACATGATTGTGGTTGGGAAGATGCGCGTTTTGATGCTGAGGATATTACTACGAAATTTATTGGAAGATACACTCAAACTAGAGATGAACGTAAATTAATACTTGGTGAGAATGATAAAGATTATTTTTCAAATAGAATTCAATTTATGACACCAGAAACAAAAAAGCTGGAGAAGTTAACTAAATCACAAAAAAGAATAGACTTTGCTTATGACTACTTTTATAAAAAATTAGAAAAATCTATGGATTCGGTTGAAACTTTAGAGAATAAATATGCAGTTCTGAAAGAGTGTTTTAGTACTTTTACAGAAAAATGCACTGTTATGTTTGTAGAGACAGATGATATAAATGAAGCTTTTATTATTTTTGAAACATTGAATGCTAGAGGAAGAGATTTAGAAACAGCGGATTTGTTGAAGAATCATTTGTTTAGAGTTGCGAATAAGAAAATTGATGTTGTAAAAGAAGAATGGAAACAAATGCTAGAATTTCTTGGGAAGATTGATACTACTAAATATATCCGGCATTTTTGGAATTCCCAAAATTCATTTATTAGAGAAAAAGATTTGTATAAAGTAATAAGGAAAAAAATAACAACACCGTTAGAAGCTAATAATTTTATGAAAGATTTACTTAAATTATCTGAAGTATATAGTGGCATGGTTAACCCTGCCGAAGATAATTTCTTTGATGCCAATATTCAAAGAGTGTTAGCTGATATCAATATACTTGGAGCCAAATCATTTTATCCTATTATTTTAGCGATGGTAAAGAAAGGCTATGATTTTAAAGAGATATACGAAGTTCTTTCATGCATCGAAGTTTTAGTGGTAAGGAATTTCGTGGTGTCAGGTTTAGTAGCAAATAAATATGAAATAGAGTTTTCAAAAATTGCTTTTAGAATTTATCAAGAAGATATTGAAGATTTCACCGAGATTATGAGCTTATTACGGAAAAATATTGTAGCAGATAGTGATTTTTTACATAATTTTTCCAGTTTTGAGATTAAAAATAAGCCTAGTATAAGATACATTTTGAAAAAAATTAATGATAGTTACTCGAAGGAACTTACTGTGTTAGATGATAATAATAAAGTTCATATTGAACATATAATGCCTGTAAAAGCGACTGATTGGGACATTATCAAAGAAGATCATGGTGAGTATTTATGGAAGCTGGGCAATCTTACTTTACTTGGTGGGGAATATAATAAAAAATCTACCAATAAAATATTTAATGAGAAAAAAGAAGTATATGAGTATTCGCAAGTACAGTTGACGAAAGAATTGTTAGATTATGAAAATTGGACTATAGAAACAATTCAAGAACGGCAAAAAAACTTAGCCGAGGTTGCAGTTAATATTTGGAAGGTTTAA